The Aethina tumida isolate Nest 87 chromosome 6, icAetTumi1.1, whole genome shotgun sequence genome has a segment encoding these proteins:
- the LOC109606646 gene encoding uncharacterized protein LOC109606646 translates to MEKKMHELLDSSDDEIEMLQNLFNHSYDELDSSFDDDFDLLHDCFHRRYNLDSSFDDVDDDDDELLSIPDVDNDLRDPSAALDRLFKLNAIRAMGGGESCFYSGYDDESIRSSRSTSWELEESDGKGSPELARGGVTVNQELENGDRRGSPELARGGVIVNQKLENGDRRGSPELARGGVLANQQLENGDRKVSPELAGGSGIKNQELKKGGRRGSPELARRGEIANQELGSGGRRRRKVLRRKWRGLTWRGGPGIAKSGRRIWQRQRRADKIKVLKTLNRRLIRNWRQCNEIFRNMIWNDI, encoded by the exons ATGGAGAAAAAAATGCATGAATTGTTGGATTCTTCTGATGATGAAATCGAAATGttgcaaaatttattcaaccaCAGTTATGATGAATTGGATTCTTCTTTCGACgatgattttgatttattgcATGATTGTTTTCATCGTCGCTacaatttagattcttcatttGATGatgttgatgatgatgatgatgagtTACTTTCTATTCCCGACGTTGATAATGATTTGCGGGATCCCTCAGCAG CTTTGGACCGTCTATTCAAACTAAATGCCATTAGAG CCATGGGTGGTGGTGAATCGTGTTTTTATTCTGGCTATGATGATGAATCAATAAGAAGTAGCAGAAGTACTAGTTGGGAATTAGAAGAAAGTGACGGAAAAGGAAGTCCGGAATTAGCAAGAGGAGGCGTAACAGTGAATCAGGAATTAGAAAACGGAGACAGAAGAGGGAGTCCAGAATTAGCAAGAGGAGGCGTAATAGTGAATCAGAAATTAGAAAACGGAGACAGAAGAGGGAGTCCGGAATTAGCAAGAGGAGGCGTATTAGCGAATCAGCAATTAGAAAACGGAGATAGAAAAGTGAGTCCGGAATTAGCCGGAGGAAGCGGAATAAAGAATCAGGAATTAAAAAAGGGAGGCAGAAGGGGTAGTCCGGAATTGGCAAGAAGGGGCGAAATAGCGAATCAAGAATTAGGAAGCGGAGGCAGAAGGAGACGGAAAGTGTTAAGAAGAAAATGGCGGGGATTAACTTGGAGAGGCGGCCCTGGAATAGCAAAAAGTGGAAGGAGAATCT ggcAAAGGCAGAGGAGAGCAG ATAAGATTAAGGTGTTAAAAACCCTGAACCGTCGACTTATCCGGAACTGGAGACAatgtaatgaaattttcagGAACATGATATGGAATGACATCTAA
- the LOC109606645 gene encoding tyrosine-protein kinase SRK3 isoform X2, producing the protein MLLRKVHLLAEDLTFTLNSDTLDTETMEPRRCYCVMKKLLRLMNEDPELCHKIYPKQGSGGSEEQSGSTDANTQTDMGNMCIYTKLHQELLKDYNERAYPQCSHEGQFDMDQLEITDKFLSTSVENVVVYGALMDEGRTIEVAVKMKLTQFDDVVEEISGMRKLIHPNIVHIVGFNLEHGIILTEYMKNGNLHSACTEAHDTSQLFKYIFQVINGVTFIHGERYIHRDLETSNVFIDGDGVCKIGDLENAVFMGDRLEYIEKVKPLHYHHYPKEAYEQQKFSYCSDIYSLAYLVMEVLLSPNVKAPADKSYMMSEFEKIANSERCSDSVYQMVMKTLLSDPEERPTIEDFYNLFVTYI; encoded by the exons AAAAGTTCACTTGCTGGCGGAAGATTTGACGTTCACGTTAAACAGCGATACAT TGGATACTGAAACCATGGAACCACGTCGTTGCTATTGTGTAATGAAGAAGCTCCTGCGTCTCATGAATGAAGACCCGGAGTTATGTCACAAGATATATCCCAAACAGGGTAGTGGTGGTTCAGAGGAACAATCCGGGTCAACTGACGCCAACACTCAGAC tgaCATGGGTAATATGTGCATCTACACGAAATTACATCAGGAATTATTAAAGGATTATAATGAAA gGGCTTATCCTCAATGTTCCCACGAAGGACAGTTCGACATGGACCAATTAGAGATTACCGACAAATTTTTGAGTACAAGCGTCGAAAATGTTGTTGTTTACGGTGCCCTCATGGACGAGGGCCGAACAATTGAGGTGGCCGTTAAAATGAAGTTAACACAATTTGACGACGTCGTGGAAGAAATTTCCGGCATGCGAAAACTAATACACCCAAACATTGTACACATTGTTGGCTTCAATTTGGAACATGGCATCATCCTCACTGAATACATGAAAAATGGCAACTTACACAGTGCCTGCACT GAAGCGCATGACACAAGTCAActgttcaaatatattttccaaGTGATTAATGGAGTTACTTTTATCCATGGGGAAAGATACATTCACAGAGATTTGGAGActtcaaatgtatttattgatGGTGATGGCGTCTGTAAGATTGGAGACTTGGAAAATGCTGTTTTCATGGGAGATCGTTtagaatatattgaaaaagtg AAACCTCTACACTACCATCATTATCCAAAGGAAGCATATGAGCAGCAAAAATTTTCGTATTGCAGCGACATTTACAGTTTGGCATATTTGGTGATGGAGGTTTTGCTGTCTCCCAATGTCAAAGCTCCTGCAGATAAATCATATATGATGTCTGAGTttga GAAGATTGCTAATTCAGAAAGATGCTCAGACAGTGTATATCAGATGGTTATGAAAACATTATTATCTGATCCAGAAGAGAGGCCAACCattgaagatttttataacctctttgtaacatatatttga
- the LOC109606645 gene encoding tyrosine-protein kinase SRK3 isoform X1 → MKQQYIKVHLLAEDLTFTLNSDTLDTETMEPRRCYCVMKKLLRLMNEDPELCHKIYPKQGSGGSEEQSGSTDANTQTDMGNMCIYTKLHQELLKDYNERAYPQCSHEGQFDMDQLEITDKFLSTSVENVVVYGALMDEGRTIEVAVKMKLTQFDDVVEEISGMRKLIHPNIVHIVGFNLEHGIILTEYMKNGNLHSACTEAHDTSQLFKYIFQVINGVTFIHGERYIHRDLETSNVFIDGDGVCKIGDLENAVFMGDRLEYIEKVKPLHYHHYPKEAYEQQKFSYCSDIYSLAYLVMEVLLSPNVKAPADKSYMMSEFEKIANSERCSDSVYQMVMKTLLSDPEERPTIEDFYNLFVTYI, encoded by the exons AAAAGTTCACTTGCTGGCGGAAGATTTGACGTTCACGTTAAACAGCGATACAT TGGATACTGAAACCATGGAACCACGTCGTTGCTATTGTGTAATGAAGAAGCTCCTGCGTCTCATGAATGAAGACCCGGAGTTATGTCACAAGATATATCCCAAACAGGGTAGTGGTGGTTCAGAGGAACAATCCGGGTCAACTGACGCCAACACTCAGAC tgaCATGGGTAATATGTGCATCTACACGAAATTACATCAGGAATTATTAAAGGATTATAATGAAA gGGCTTATCCTCAATGTTCCCACGAAGGACAGTTCGACATGGACCAATTAGAGATTACCGACAAATTTTTGAGTACAAGCGTCGAAAATGTTGTTGTTTACGGTGCCCTCATGGACGAGGGCCGAACAATTGAGGTGGCCGTTAAAATGAAGTTAACACAATTTGACGACGTCGTGGAAGAAATTTCCGGCATGCGAAAACTAATACACCCAAACATTGTACACATTGTTGGCTTCAATTTGGAACATGGCATCATCCTCACTGAATACATGAAAAATGGCAACTTACACAGTGCCTGCACT GAAGCGCATGACACAAGTCAActgttcaaatatattttccaaGTGATTAATGGAGTTACTTTTATCCATGGGGAAAGATACATTCACAGAGATTTGGAGActtcaaatgtatttattgatGGTGATGGCGTCTGTAAGATTGGAGACTTGGAAAATGCTGTTTTCATGGGAGATCGTTtagaatatattgaaaaagtg AAACCTCTACACTACCATCATTATCCAAAGGAAGCATATGAGCAGCAAAAATTTTCGTATTGCAGCGACATTTACAGTTTGGCATATTTGGTGATGGAGGTTTTGCTGTCTCCCAATGTCAAAGCTCCTGCAGATAAATCATATATGATGTCTGAGTttga GAAGATTGCTAATTCAGAAAGATGCTCAGACAGTGTATATCAGATGGTTATGAAAACATTATTATCTGATCCAGAAGAGAGGCCAACCattgaagatttttataacctctttgtaacatatatttga